In the genome of Variibacter gotjawalensis, one region contains:
- a CDS encoding ABC transporter ATP-binding protein: MLKLENIVSRYGRIEVLHGVSLNVNAGEIVTLVGSNGAGKTTLLRVISGVQPRAAGEITFEGKSIARMPPHARVAAGIAQVPEGRQVFAPLSIEDNLRLGAWTRSDDVAREIDDIYAMFPILKEKRALPAGALSGGQQQMLAMGRALMSKPKLLLLDEPSMGLAPLLIDQIMRAIVSLRERGVTLLLVEQNVTAALEIADRAYVIETGKIVLDGEARTLAKDDRVRAAYLGI, from the coding sequence ATGCTCAAGCTTGAGAACATCGTCTCGCGCTACGGCCGCATCGAAGTGCTGCATGGCGTCTCGCTGAACGTGAATGCAGGGGAGATCGTCACGCTCGTCGGCTCGAACGGCGCCGGCAAGACGACGTTGCTTCGAGTCATCTCGGGCGTGCAGCCGCGCGCGGCGGGTGAGATCACGTTCGAAGGAAAATCGATCGCGCGGATGCCGCCGCATGCGCGCGTCGCGGCCGGCATCGCGCAAGTGCCGGAAGGGCGGCAAGTGTTCGCGCCGCTGTCGATCGAGGACAATCTGCGGCTCGGTGCGTGGACGCGCAGCGACGATGTCGCGCGAGAGATCGACGACATTTACGCGATGTTCCCGATCCTGAAAGAGAAGCGCGCGCTGCCGGCAGGCGCTTTGTCGGGCGGCCAACAACAAATGCTTGCGATGGGCCGCGCATTGATGAGCAAGCCGAAGCTCTTGTTGCTCGACGAGCCGTCGATGGGGCTCGCGCCGTTGCTGATCGATCAGATCATGCGTGCGATCGTAAGCTTGCGCGAACGCGGCGTCACTCTGCTGCTGGTCGAACAGAACGTCACGGCCGCATTAGAAATTGCTGACCGCGCTTACGTGATCGAGACCGGAAAGATCGTGCTCGACGGCGAAGCCAGGACACTTGCCAAGGACGATCGCGTGCGCGCGGCTTATCTCGGTATCTAA